The following DNA comes from bacterium.
CGCGAACCTCGCGGGGCTGTGGGGGCACGAGGGACTCTGCCCGGTGGTGTTCGTGATCGAGAACAACCAGTACGGCATGGGGACCTCGGTGCCGCGGTCCTCCGCCGTGACGGTCCTGGCGTCGCGCTTCGGCGCGTACGACATTCCCAACGAGCAGTGCGACGGCATGGATCCCGCCGTGGTCTACGAGGTGGTCCGCCGCGGCGCGGACGAGGTCCGTCGCACCGGCCGCCCCTGGGCGATCGAGACGCTGACGTACCGGTATGCGGCGCACGGCGCGGCCGACCTGCTTCAGCCCTACCGCGAGAAGTCCGAGATCGAAGAGTGGCGGGAGCGTGACCCCATCATCCGGGTCGAGCGACGGCTGCGGGAGGCGGGGGCGCTGGACGACTCCAAGGTCGAACAGATCGCCGCGGAGGTCGACCGCCGGGTGGAAGACGCCGTGACGTTCGCCGACGCGAGTCCGGAACCCGCGCCCGACGAGCTGTTCACGGACATCTACGCGGACGGGGAGGTGCGCCCGTGACGCGCCGGCGCCGCGGGCGGGCGGAGGGACGCCGATGCCCGAGCTGACCTACCGCGACGCGTTGAAAGGCACCCTGATCGAGGAGATGGATCGGGATCCCCGGGTGCTGCTCCTCGGCGAGGACATCGGAGTGTACGGCGGCACGTTCCTCGTGACGGACGGCCTGCTCGCGCGGTACGGGCGAAAGCGGGTGATCGACACGCCGATCTCGGAGCTCGGCTTCATCGGCTGCGGCATCGGGATGGCGATGCTGGGCCTGCGCCCCGTGATCGAGGTGATGACCTGGAACTTCTCGCTCGTCGGCGCGGACCAGATCATCCAGAACGCGGCGAAGATTCGATACTTCTCGGGCGGCCAGGTCGGCGTGCCGATGGTGATCCGCGGCCCGAACGGGACGGGCGTACAGCTCTCGGCCCAGCACTCCCAGGCCCTGGAGTCGTTGTACGGGTATTTCCCGGGGCTCCTGGTCGCCTCGCCCGCCACGCCTGCCGACGCGCGGGGCCTGCTGCGGGCCGCGATCCGCGGGAGCGACCCGGTGATTTTCCTCGAGAGCGCCTCGCTGTACGGCGTGCGCGGCGAGGTGCCGGCCGGCGACCATCTGGTGCCGTTCGGCTGCGCGGCGAAGGTGCGCGAAGGGCGCGACGCGACGCTGGTCACCCACGGGCGGATGCTGCACCTAACCTTGGCCGCGGCCACGCAGCTCGCCGCGGACGGCGTGGAGTGCGACGTGATCGACCTACGCACGCTGCGTCCCCTGGATATGGCGACGGTCGCCGACAGCGTGCGGGGGACCCATCGCGCCGTGGTCGTGGAGGAGCAGGGCGCGATGTTCGGGGTGGCGGCGGAGGTCGTGACCGGCATCTACGAGCGTTGCTTCGACGATCTCGACGCCCCGGTTGTCCGCGTATCGGGCGCGGACGTCCCGATGCCGTACGCCCGGAATCTCGAGGTGCTCGCGCAACCGAACGAAACGAAGATCGTGGAGGCGGTCCGGCGCACGGTCGCCTAGCGCCGGCCGGGGTGGATCATGGCCGAGGTCATCATGCCTAAGATGAGCGACGCGATGACGGAGGGGAGGGTCCTCTCCTGGCGGAAGCGCGTCGGCGACCGCGTCGCGCGAGGCGATGTGCTGGCGGAGATCGAGACGGACAAGGTGAACGTGGAGATCGAGGCCGAGGCGGCGGGCACGCTCTCGGAGATCCTCGTACCGGACGGCGGCCGTGCCCCGGTCGGC
Coding sequences within:
- a CDS encoding thiamine pyrophosphate-dependent enzyme; translation: MVKKVEHRRVDTSTLLEWYRSMVFIRRFEEQAERSFRRGKIGGYLHLYSGQEAVAVGALAALRDDDVLFASYRDHAYVLLRGSDPGVVMAELYGKATGLCKGKGGSMHLFDVSRGFYGGYGVVGGHVPLAVGAAYALRYEDSGDRLCVCFLGDGALNTGAFHEAANLAGLWGHEGLCPVVFVIENNQYGMGTSVPRSSAVTVLASRFGAYDIPNEQCDGMDPAVVYEVVRRGADEVRRTGRPWAIETLTYRYAAHGAADLLQPYREKSEIEEWRERDPIIRVERRLREAGALDDSKVEQIAAEVDRRVEDAVTFADASPEPAPDELFTDIYADGEVRP
- a CDS encoding alpha-ketoacid dehydrogenase subunit beta — protein: MPELTYRDALKGTLIEEMDRDPRVLLLGEDIGVYGGTFLVTDGLLARYGRKRVIDTPISELGFIGCGIGMAMLGLRPVIEVMTWNFSLVGADQIIQNAAKIRYFSGGQVGVPMVIRGPNGTGVQLSAQHSQALESLYGYFPGLLVASPATPADARGLLRAAIRGSDPVIFLESASLYGVRGEVPAGDHLVPFGCAAKVREGRDATLVTHGRMLHLTLAAATQLAADGVECDVIDLRTLRPLDMATVADSVRGTHRAVVVEEQGAMFGVAAEVVTGIYERCFDDLDAPVVRVSGADVPMPYARNLEVLAQPNETKIVEAVRRTVA